The Manis javanica isolate MJ-LG chromosome 6, MJ_LKY, whole genome shotgun sequence genome contains a region encoding:
- the COL1A2 gene encoding collagen alpha-2(I) chain — protein sequence MLSFVDTRTLLLLAVTSCLATCQSLQEATARKGPTGDRGPRGERGPPGPPGRDGEDGIPGPPGPPGPPGPPGLGGNFAAQYDGKGIGAGPGPMGLMGPRGPPGASGAPGPQGFQGPAGEPGEPGQTGPAGARGPSGPPGKAGEDGHPGKPGRSGERGVVGPQGARGFPGTPGLPGFKGIRGHNGLDGLKGQPGAPGVKGEPGAPGENGTPGQTGARGLPGERGRVGAPGPAGARGSDGSVGPVGPAGPIGSAGPPGFPGAPGPKGELGPVGNTGPSGPAGPRGEVGLPGLSGPVGPPGNPGANGLTGAKGAAGLPGVAGAPGLPGPRGISGPVGAAGATGARGLVGEPGPAGSKGESGNKGEPGASGAQGPPGPSGEEGKRGPSGEAGSSGPSGPPGLRGSPGSRGLPGGDGRAGVMGPAGPRGASGPAGVRGPSGDSGRPGEPGLMGPRGFPGSPGNVGPAGKEGPVGLPGIDGRPGPVGPAGARGEPGNIGFPGPKGPTGDPGKSGEKGHAGLAGARGAPGPDGNNGAQGPPGLQGVQGGKGEQGPAGPPGFQGLPGPAGTVGEVGKPGERGIPGEFGLPGPAGPRGERGPPGESGAAGPSGPIGSRGPSGPPGPDGNKGEPGVLGAPGTAGASGPGGLPGERGAAGIPGGKGEKGETGLRGEIGNTGRDGARGAPGAVGAPGPAGATGDRGEAGPAGPAGPAGPRGSPGERGEVGPAGPNGFAGPAGAAGQPGAKGERGTKGPKGENGPVGPTGPVGSAGPSGPNGPPGPAGSRGDGGPPGAVGFPGAAGRTGPPGPSGITGPPGPPGAAGKEGLRGPRGDQGPVGRTGETGASGPPGFTGEKGPSGEPGTAGPPGTSGPQGILGAPGILGLPGSRGERGLPGVAGSLGEPGPLGISGPPGARGPSGGVGNPGVNGAPGEAGRDGNPGNDGPPGRDGQAGHKGERGYPGNLGPVGAVGAPGPHGPVGPTGKHGNRGEPGPVGSVGPVGAIGPRGPSGPHGIRGDKGEPGDKGPRGLPGLKGHNGLQGLPGLAGQHGDQGSPGSVGPAGPRGPAGPSGPIGKDGRSGHPGTVGPAGIRGSQGSQGPAGPPGPPGPPGPPGASGGGYDFGYDGDFYRADQPRSPPSLRPKDYEVDATLKSLNNQIETLLTPEGSKKNPARTCRDLRLSHPEWSSGYYWIDPNQGCTMDTIKVYCDFSTGETCIRAQPEKIPGKNWYRSSKAMKHVWVGETINGGTQFEYNVEGVSTKEMATQLAFMRLLANHASQNITYHCKNSIAYMDEETGNLKKSVILQGSNDVELVAEGNSRFTYTVLVDGCSRKTNEWRKTVIEYKTNKPSRLPILDIALLDIGGADQDFIVDVGPVCFK from the exons GGCTTGATGGGGCCGAGAGGCCCTCCTGGTGCATCTGGAGCTCCT GGTCCTCAAGGTTTCCAAGGGCCTGCTGGTGAGCCTGGTGAACCCGGTCAAACT GGTCCTGCAGGTGCTCGTGGTCCATCTGGACCTCCTGGCAAGGCTGGTGAGGAT GGTCACCCTGGAAAACCTGGACGATCTGGCGAGAGAGGAGTTGTTGGACCACAG gGTGCTCGTGGATTCCCTGGAACTCCTGGACTTCCTGGCTTCAAGGGCATTAGG GGACACAATGGTCTGGATGGATTAAAGGGACAGCCTGGTGCTCCAGGTGTGAAG GGTGAACCTGGTGCCCCTGGTGAAAATGGAACTCCAGGTCAAACA ggAGCCCGTGGGCTTCCTGGTGAAAGAGGGCGAGTCGGTGCCCCCGGCCCAGCT GGTGCCCGTGGAAGTGATGGAAGTGTGGGTCCTGTGGGTCCTGCT GGTCCCATTGGGTCCGCTGGCCCTCCAGGGTTCCCAGGTGCCCCTGGCCCCAAG GGTGAACTTGGACCTGTTGGTAACACTGGACCTTCTGGTCCCGCGGGTCCACGTGGTGAAGTGGGTCTTCCAGGTCTCTCTGGCCCCGTTGGACCTCCT GGCAACCCCGGAGCCAATGGCCTGACTGGTGCTAAGGGTGCCGCT GGCCTGCCCGGTGTTGCTGGGGCTCCTGGCCTCCCCGGGCCCCGTGGCATCTCCGGTCCTGTCGGTGCTGCTGGAGCTACTGGTGCCAGAGGACTTGTT GGTGAGCCTGGTCCAGCTGGTTCCAAAGGAGAAAGTGGTAACAAGGGTGAGCCT GGTGCTTCCGGGGCCCAGGGTCCTCCTGGCCCCAGTggtgaagaaggaaagagaggccCCAGTGGTGAAGCTGGCTCTTCTGGCCCCTCCGGACCTCCTGGGCTGCGA GGAAGTCCTGGTTCTCGTGGTCTTCCTGGAGGTGATGGCAGAGCTGGTGTCATG GGTCCTGCTGGCCCTCGTGGGGCAAGCGGTCCTGCTGGTGTGCGAGGTCCCAGTGGAGATTCTGGTCGTCCTGGGGAGCCTGGTCTCATGGGACCCCGG GGTTTTCCTGGTTCCCCTggaaatgttggcccagctggtAAAGAAGGTCCCGTG GGCCTCCCTGGCATCGACGGCAGGCCTGGGCCAGTCGGCCCTGCTGGAGCAAGAGGAGAGCCTGGCAACATTGGATTTCCTGGCCCCAAAGGCCCCACT gGTGATCCTGGCAAAAGTGGTGAGAAAGGTCATGCTGGCCTTGCTGGTGCTCGG GGTGCTCCAGGTCCTGATGGAAACAATGGTGCTCAGGGACCTCCTGGACTACAG GGTGTCCAAGGCGGAAAAGGTGAACAGGGTCCAGCTGGTCCTCCAGGCTTCCAG GGTCTGCCTGGCCCTGCAGGTACAGTTGGTGAAGTTGGCAAACCAGGCGAAAGG GGTATCCCTGGTGAATTTGGTCTCCCTGGTCCTGCTGGTCCAAGA GGGGAGCGTGGCCCCCCAGGTGAAAGCGGTGCTGCTGGTCCTTCTGGTCCTATTGGGAGCCGAGGTCCTTCTGGACCCCCCGGGCCTGATGGAAACAAG GGCGAGCCTGGTGTGCTTGGTGCTCCAGGCACCGCGGGTGCATCTGGTCCTGGTGGACTCCCAGGGGAGAGGGGTGCTGCCGGCATACCTGGAGGCAAGGGAGAAAAG GGTGAAACTGGTCTCAGAGGTGAAATCGGAAACACAGGCAGAGATGGTGCTCGT GGGGCTCCGGGTGCTGTAGGTGCTCCTGGTCCTGCTGGAGCCACTGGTGACCGG GGTGAAGCTGGTCCTGCTGGTCCTGCTGGTCCTGCTGGTCCCCGTGGTAGCCCT GGCGAGCGTGGTGAGGTTGGTCCTGCTGGCCCCAACGGATTTGCTGGTCCTGCT GGCGCTGCTGGGCAACCTGGTGctaaaggagagagaggaaccaAAGGGCCTAAGGGTGAAAACGGTCCCGTTGGTCCCACAGGTCCTGTTGGATCTGCTGGCCCATCC GGTCCCAATGGCCCCCCTGGCCCTGCCGGAAGTCGTGGTGATGGTGGTCCCCCT GGTGCTGTTGGTTTCCCTGGTGCTGCTGGACGTACTGGTCCTCCTGGACCCTCT GGTATCACTGGCCCTCCTGGTCCCCCTGGTGCTGCTGGTAAAGAAGGACTTCGTGGGCCTCGTGGTGACCAAGGTCCAGTTGGCCGAACTGGCGAAACAGGTGCATCCGGCCCCCCTGGCTTTACTGGTGAGAAGGGTCCCTCTGGAGAGCCTGGTACTGCT GGACCTCCTGGCACCTCAGGCCCTCAAGGTATTCTTGGCGCTCCTGGTATTCTTGGTCTCCCAGGCTCTAGAGGTGAACGTGGTCTACCAGGTGTTGCTGGATCCTTG GGTGAACCTGGTCCTCTCGGCATTTCAGGCCCACCTGGGGCTCGTGGTCCCTCTGGTGGTGTGGGTAATCCTGGAGTCAATGGTGCTCCTGGTGAAGCTGGTCGTGAT GGCAACCCTGGAAACGATGGTCCCCCAGGCCGTGATGGTCAGGCTGGACACAAG GGGGAGCGTGGTTACCCTGGCAACCTTGGTCCTGTTGGTGCTGTGGGTGCACCTGGTCCTCATGGCCCCGTGGGTCCCACCGGCAAACATGGAAACCGTGGTGAACCT GGTCCTGTGGGCTCCGTTGGTCCTGTTGGTGCCATTGGTCCAAGAGGTCCTAGT GGCCCCCACGGTATTAGAGGTGATAAGGGAGAGCCTGGTGATAAGGGGCCCAGAGGTCTTCCTGGCTTAAAGGGACATAATGGATTGCAAGGTCTTCCTGGTCTTGCT GGTCAACATGGCGATCAAGGTTCTCCTGGCTCTGTGGGTCCTGCCGGCCCTAGG ggccctGCTGGTCCTTCTGGCCCTATTGGCAAAGATGGTCGCTCTGGACATCCTGGAACAGTTGGACCTGCTGGCATTCGTGGCTCTCAGGGTAGCCAAGGTCCTGCT GGCCCTCCTGGTCCTCCTGGCCCCCCTGGACCTCCAGGCGCAAGTGGTGGTGGTTATGACTTCGGTTATGATGGAGACTTCTATAGGGCTGACCAGCCTCGTTCACCACCTTCTCTCAGACCCAAGGATTATGAAGTTGATGCTACTCTGAAATCTCTCAACAACCAGATTGAGACTCTTCTTACTCCTGAAGGCTCTAAGAAGAACCCAGCTCGCACATGCCGTGACTTGAGACTCAGCCACCCAGAGTGGAGCAGTG gttACTACTGGATTGACCCTAACCAAGGATGCACTATGGACACTATCAAAGTATACTGTGATTTCTCTACTGGCGAAACATGCATCCGAGCTCAACCTGAAAAGATCCCAGGCAAGAACTGGTACAGAAGTTCCAAGGCCATGAAGCACGTCTGGGTGGGAGAAACTATCAATGGTGGGACCCAG TTTGAATATAATGTTGAAGGAGTAAGCACCAAGGAAATGGCTACTCAACTTGCTTTCATGCGCCTGCTGGCCAACCATGCCTCTCAAAACATCACCTACCACTGCAAGAACAGCATTGCATACATGGATGAGGAGACTGGTAACCTGAAAAAGTCTGTCATTCTGCAAGGCTCCAATGATGTTGAACTTGTTGCTGAGGGCAACAGCAGGTTCACTTACACTGTTCTTGTAGATGGCTGCTCG agaaagacaaatgaatggagaaagacaGTCATTgaatacaaaacaaacaagccATCTCGCCTGCCTATCCTTGATATTGCACTTTTGGACATCGGTGGTGCTGACCAAGATTTCATTGTGGACGTTGGCCCAGTCTGTTTCAAATAA